Proteins from a single region of Pseudomonas sp. 10S4:
- a CDS encoding LysR family transcriptional regulator, translating into MSLTLRQVRYFVATAEIGQISQAAIHLNISQSAVTTAIKELEAMLGALLFQRSAQGMSLTDAGRHFLNRAYVILRSVDDALNSPLPDIRASGLLRLAASYTVIGYFLPHHLQRLEHWHPDVAIEVHEQERTAIEQGLLEGRFDMAVVLTANLTHPDIVSEILFNSERRLWLPSHHPLCERSAVSLADVAKEPYILLTVDEAEQSAMRYWEHAHQQPNVRVRTSSVEAVRSMVANGSGVAILSDLVHRPWSLEGKRIETMTITDKVTPMSVGLAWHREREFSPAMQAFRNYFHDAFLAPQQLSARR; encoded by the coding sequence ATGTCACTGACCCTGCGCCAGGTCCGCTATTTCGTCGCCACCGCCGAGATCGGGCAAATCTCTCAAGCAGCGATTCATCTGAATATTTCCCAGTCGGCGGTGACCACGGCGATCAAGGAACTGGAAGCCATGCTCGGTGCGCTGCTGTTCCAGCGCTCGGCCCAGGGCATGAGCCTGACCGATGCCGGACGGCACTTTCTGAATCGGGCGTACGTGATTTTGCGCAGCGTCGATGACGCGTTGAACAGTCCGTTGCCCGACATACGCGCCAGTGGCCTGTTACGTTTGGCCGCGAGTTACACCGTGATCGGCTATTTTCTGCCGCATCACCTGCAACGGCTGGAACACTGGCACCCGGACGTGGCCATCGAAGTCCATGAACAAGAGCGGACCGCCATCGAGCAAGGCCTGCTGGAAGGTCGATTCGACATGGCGGTGGTGCTCACCGCGAACCTCACCCACCCGGACATCGTCTCGGAAATTCTCTTCAACTCCGAACGCCGGTTATGGCTGCCCAGCCATCATCCGCTGTGCGAACGTTCGGCGGTCAGCCTCGCCGACGTAGCGAAGGAACCCTACATCCTGCTGACCGTCGACGAAGCCGAACAAAGCGCCATGCGTTACTGGGAACATGCACACCAGCAACCGAACGTGCGGGTGCGCACCAGTTCAGTCGAAGCGGTGCGCAGCATGGTCGCCAATGGCAGCGGCGTAGCGATCCTCTCGGACCTGGTGCACCGCCCCTGGTCACTGGAAGGTAAACGCATTGAAACCATGACGATCACCGACAAGGTGACGCCGATGAGTGTCGGACTGGCATGGCATCGCGAACGGGAATTCAGCCCGGCGATGCAGGCGTTTCGTAACTACTTCCACGATGCGTTTCTGGCACCGCAGCAGTTGTCAGCGCGGCGTTGA
- a CDS encoding 5-oxoprolinase subunit PxpA, which produces MQAVDFNSDMGEGFGPWTIGDGVDNELMGFISSANIATGFHAGDPGTMRRTIEQAKRLGVAIGAHPGFRDLVGFGRRHINAPAQELVDDMLYQLGALRELARVQGVALQHIKPHGALYMHLARDEEAARLLVENLQRLEPELLLYCMPDSVIWRVAKELGQPVIREFYADREYDLSGSIVFTRNVRAYDPAQVAARVLRACQEGVVRTVEGQDLAIEFDSICLHSDTPGALALVEATRHALDSAGIEVRAPR; this is translated from the coding sequence ATGCAAGCAGTAGATTTCAACTCGGACATGGGTGAAGGCTTCGGCCCATGGACCATCGGCGATGGCGTCGACAATGAGCTGATGGGCTTCATCAGTTCAGCCAATATCGCCACCGGTTTTCATGCCGGCGACCCCGGCACCATGCGCCGTACCATCGAACAGGCCAAGCGCCTGGGCGTGGCCATTGGCGCACATCCGGGGTTTCGCGACCTGGTCGGTTTTGGCCGTCGACACATCAATGCCCCGGCCCAGGAGCTGGTCGACGACATGCTCTATCAGTTGGGCGCCCTGCGTGAACTCGCCCGGGTTCAAGGCGTGGCGCTGCAACACATCAAACCCCACGGCGCGCTCTACATGCACCTGGCCCGAGACGAGGAGGCCGCCCGTTTGCTGGTGGAAAACCTCCAGCGCCTTGAGCCTGAGTTGCTGCTGTATTGCATGCCCGACTCTGTGATCTGGCGTGTCGCCAAAGAACTCGGCCAACCGGTGATCCGCGAGTTTTACGCCGACCGCGAGTACGACCTCAGCGGCTCCATCGTCTTCACCCGCAACGTGCGTGCTTACGATCCGGCCCAAGTCGCCGCTCGGGTGCTGCGCGCCTGTCAGGAAGGCGTGGTGCGCACGGTCGAGGGTCAGGACCTGGCGATTGAATTCGATTCGATCTGTTTGCACAGCGACACACCGGGCGCGTTGGCGTTGGTCGAGGCCACGCGTCATGCGCTCGATAGCGCCGGGATCGAGGTGCGCGCACCGCGCTGA
- a CDS encoding 5-oxoprolinase subunit B family protein — MSTPIRYSFGADEHLFAEVSDSMSLEAFFKGMAVTRAVERLALDGVLDVCLANASFQIRFDPDRIAPHTLLEAVKGAEAEAVAERTLQTRIIEIPVLYNDPWTHETLMRFRDRHQDPSATDLEYAARINGLADVDAFIAAHSGAPWFVSMVGFVAGLPFMFQMVKRERQLQVPKYLRPRTDTPKLTLGHGGCFGCIYSVRGAGGYQMFGVTPAPIYDPQQNLAYLKEHMVFFRPGDIVQFKPMDREAYDHAVAEVEAGRFDLRIRPVEFSLDAFLADPVGYPKSLQEVLA, encoded by the coding sequence ATGAGCACTCCAATCCGCTACAGCTTTGGCGCCGATGAGCATTTGTTTGCCGAAGTCAGCGACAGCATGTCCCTGGAAGCGTTCTTCAAAGGCATGGCCGTCACCCGTGCGGTCGAGCGGCTGGCGCTGGATGGTGTGCTGGATGTGTGCCTGGCCAATGCGTCATTCCAGATTCGTTTTGACCCGGATCGCATCGCCCCTCACACCTTGCTCGAAGCCGTGAAAGGCGCCGAGGCCGAGGCGGTCGCCGAACGTACGTTGCAGACGCGGATCATCGAGATTCCGGTGCTCTACAACGACCCCTGGACCCACGAAACCCTGATGCGCTTTCGCGATCGTCATCAAGACCCAAGCGCCACGGATCTTGAATATGCCGCGCGGATCAATGGCCTGGCGGACGTCGACGCGTTTATCGCTGCCCACAGTGGTGCACCATGGTTTGTCTCGATGGTCGGCTTCGTCGCGGGACTGCCTTTCATGTTCCAGATGGTCAAGCGCGAGCGTCAGTTGCAGGTGCCCAAGTACCTGCGGCCACGCACCGACACGCCGAAACTGACCCTGGGCCACGGCGGGTGCTTCGGCTGTATCTACTCGGTGCGCGGTGCCGGTGGTTATCAGATGTTTGGCGTCACGCCGGCACCGATCTACGACCCGCAGCAAAACCTCGCGTACCTGAAGGAACACATGGTGTTTTTCCGTCCGGGTGACATCGTGCAGTTCAAACCGATGGACCGTGAGGCCTACGACCACGCGGTGGCCGAAGTGGAAGCGGGGCGCTTTGATCTGCGGATTCGGCCGGTGGAGTTCTCGCTGGACGCGTTTCTGGCCGACCCCGTCGGCTACCCCAAGTCGCTGCAGGAGGTGTTGGCATGA
- a CDS encoding acetyl-CoA carboxylase, producing the protein MAEHTVITPLPGTFYRKATPESANFVEVGAQVNADTVIGLIEVMKQFSELTAGTAGRLSAFLVEDGDPVEPGQVVATLDDE; encoded by the coding sequence ATGGCCGAACACACTGTAATCACCCCATTGCCCGGGACCTTCTACCGCAAAGCCACCCCCGAATCGGCGAACTTCGTCGAGGTGGGTGCGCAGGTCAACGCCGACACGGTGATTGGCCTGATCGAGGTCATGAAGCAGTTTTCCGAACTGACCGCCGGGACGGCCGGTCGCCTCAGCGCATTCCTGGTAGAAGACGGTGATCCGGTGGAACCGGGTCAAGTCGTCGCAACACTCGACGACGAGTGA